Proteins from a single region of Hordeum vulgare subsp. vulgare chromosome 6H, MorexV3_pseudomolecules_assembly, whole genome shotgun sequence:
- the LOC123401102 gene encoding urease accessory protein F gives MERDHSALKKMRLDDAEDSAISQVPAAASSSMNQQLFWSQWQLLDSILPTGGFAHSYGLEAAMQSRIVNNPEDLWLFLIQVLDNIGSLLLPFVYCAGRSPDAAAWVKLDQLLDATLTNEVGRKASTSQGSALLRVAASVFTEIQSLQDLRRTFLGSTSVSFHHAPIFGLICGLVGFDSETTQRAYMFVAMRDVISAATRLNLIGPLAASVLQHQVAPDAEKMLQKWRDRDVSEASQTAPLLDALQGCHAYMFSRLFCS, from the coding sequence ATGGAGCGGGATCACTCGGCTTTGAAGAAAATGAGACTGGATGATGCAGAGGATTCTGCCATCAGTCAAGTTCCTGCCGCTGCGTCGTCGAGCATGAATCAGCAACTGTTCTGGAGCCAGTGGCAGCTACTGGACTCCATTCTCCCTACAGGAGGTTTTGCACACTCCTACGGCCTGGAAGCTGCTATGCAATCGCGCATAGTGAACAACCCCGAAGACCTGTGGCTATTCCTCATCCAGGTCTTGGACAACATTGGAAGTCTGCTGCTTCCATTCGTGTATTGCGCCGGTAGGTCTCCTGACGCTGCGGCATGGGTCAAGCTAGATCAGCTGCTGGATGCTACGCTGACAAACGAGGTCGGCAGGAAGGCGTCGACGTCGCAAGGCTCGGCTCTGTTGAGGGTGGCCGCGTCTGTCTTCACTGAGATCCAGTCGCTGCAGGATCTCCGAAGGACATTTCTCGGTTCCACGAGCGTGTCGTTTCACCATGCCCCGATATTCGGGTTGATATGTGGGCTGGTTGGATTTGACAGCGAGACAACGCAGCGCGCTTACATGTTTGTCGCAATGAGGGATGTGATCTCCGCCGCAACGAGGCTCAATTTGATCGGACCGCTTGCTGCTTCGGTTCTGCAGCACCAGGTTGCGCCAGATGCCGAGAAGATGCTGCAAAAGTGGAGGGACCGTGATGTCTCTGAAGCATCACAGACTGCACCACTGCTTGACGCGTTGCAAGGCTGCCATGCTTACATGTTCTCTAGGCTGTTTTGCTCCTAA